Part of the Lysobacter enzymogenes genome is shown below.
CGGCATCCGCCCGGCGCTGACCCTGCTGCTGGACGTGCCGGTCGAGGTCGGCCTGGCGCGCATGCGCGGGCGCGGCGCCGCCGACCGCATCGAGAGCGAACGCAACGAATTCTTCGAGCGCGTGCGCCAGGGCTACCGCGACCGCGCCGCGGCCGAGCCGCAGCGTTTCGAAGTGATCGACGCGGCCCAACCCGCCGACGCGGTCGCCGCGCAGGCGGTGGCGCGTTTGCGCGCGTTGATCGCGGCGACGCCGGAGCAGACCGCATGAGCGCCGTTTTCGCGCCGTGGCAACAGCGCATCTACGATCAGGCCCAGGCCTCGATCGGCGCCGGCCGGCTCGGCCACGGCCTGCTGTTCTGCGGCCCGGCCGAGCTGGGCAAGCGCGCGGTCGCGCAGCGGCTGGCGCAGGGCCTGCTGTGCCGCGAACGCGGGCCCGACGGCGGCCCGTGCGGACACTGCCGCAGCTGCCTGCTGCTGGCCGCGGGTACGCACCCGGATTACCAGCTCATCAGCTTCGTGCCGAACAAGGAAGGCACCCGGCTGCGCACCGAGATCGTGATCGAACAGATCCGCAACCTGTCCGAGCGGCTGGCGCTGACGCCGCAGTACGGCGGCGCGCAGATCGCGATCATCGATCCGGCCGACGCGATCAACACCGCCGCCTGCAACGCCTTGCTCAAGACTCTGGAAGAACCGGTGCCGGGCCGCTACCTGTGGCTGGTCAGCTCGCATCCGGCGCGCTTGCCGGCGACCATCCGCAGCCGTTGCCAGCGCCTGGAATTCCGCCTGCCGCCGCAGGACGAAGCGCTGGCCTGGCTCAAGGCCCAGGGCCACAGCGACGCCGCCGCGCGCGAAGCCTTCGACGCCGCGCGCGGACATCCCGGATTGGCGCACGACTGGCTGAC
Proteins encoded:
- a CDS encoding DNA polymerase III subunit delta'; this translates as MSAVFAPWQQRIYDQAQASIGAGRLGHGLLFCGPAELGKRAVAQRLAQGLLCRERGPDGGPCGHCRSCLLLAAGTHPDYQLISFVPNKEGTRLRTEIVIEQIRNLSERLALTPQYGGAQIAIIDPADAINTAACNALLKTLEEPVPGRYLWLVSSHPARLPATIRSRCQRLEFRLPPQDEALAWLKAQGHSDAAAREAFDAARGHPGLAHDWLTGDGLKLRREVAADLTKLGRGEAAAAEVAQRWVGDEHAALRLRHASDIALAEAAAGLTDPARARSLASWFDRANRTRELLRTTVRADLAVTELLMAWRSDDARRAGGGRA